A genomic window from Leptolyngbya sp. BL0902 includes:
- a CDS encoding type I secretion system permease/ATPase, giving the protein MTQTPLSPIQSLRAFSPFDELPEAVLTTLTQSATPLRYRVGQPMLRREVLSQQVIVILEGQARLLGYDPRLQQPVTLQRLGPGEVVGAISLIRGQPCETVIASTEIVALNLPSYTFLQCLNDYPSFGAALRDHIYPVEAFDLLSQHAEKQALDLGDIKTKARLVCEESAIVNFPSGVCSLRNLDPNLTWILSGGTILNQPVGSALKVDPQATVEVISPQGARLIGLTPTVLAETFQMEAEPEPEAVYRPVEVLDVNGIPYATDAQMTANDRNAEATAKGDGRARGYPYARGRGQVDGALACFDMLSQHFKMPFRKDVIRKILVNQQERVGLSMPVLGGLSEMLGLKTQLVRVPAAAFSRLNTPCLIQWHESFAVVYETSEKAFILGDPEVGLIRRTPESFADAWGDSGEVLLMEPTRETPQQKFGLQWFWPSIVKYKWVLMEVFIASFFVQLFGLANPLMIQIIIDKVIVQNSIDTLQVLGIFLVIVAVFEALLSSLRTYLFVDTTNRIDMTLGSEIIDHLFRLPLRYFDKRPVGELSSRINELENIRSFLTGTALTVVLDAVFSVVYIVVMFIYSWLLTLVALATIPLFVAVTMLAAPIVRRQLRVKAERNAATQALLVESLSGIQTVKAQNIELRTRWKWQERYAEYVSAGFNTVLTSTTANSASNFLNKLSALLVLWVGAYLVLKGELTLGQLIAFRIISGYVTAPILRLAQLWQNFQETALSLERLSDIIDHPQETDVHDAQQIPMPDIVGQVSFENVAFRFGPSGPMQLVNINLEFPSGIFIGIVGQSGSGKSTLMKLLPRLYEVESGRILIDQYDISKVELHSLRRQIGIVPQDSLLFEGTIQENISLTNPNADAKAILEAARIACCHDFIMELPLGYNTRIGERGASLSGGQRQRIAIARTILQNPRLLIMDEATSALDYDTEHQVSLNLHAWAKGRTVFFITHRLNTIKQADQILVMDQGSAVEQGTHRELMELQGRYYTLYQQQSSMM; this is encoded by the coding sequence ATGACCCAAACGCCCCTTTCCCCCATCCAGTCCCTCCGCGCCTTTTCGCCCTTTGACGAACTGCCGGAGGCCGTTCTCACCACCCTGACCCAGTCGGCAACGCCCCTGCGCTACCGGGTGGGACAGCCCATGCTGCGGCGGGAGGTGCTGAGCCAGCAGGTGATCGTCATCCTGGAGGGGCAGGCCCGCCTGTTGGGCTACGATCCGCGCCTTCAGCAGCCCGTCACCCTCCAGCGCCTAGGGCCGGGGGAAGTGGTGGGGGCGATCAGCCTGATTCGGGGCCAGCCCTGCGAGACGGTGATTGCCTCCACGGAAATCGTGGCCCTCAACCTGCCCTCCTACACCTTTTTGCAGTGCCTCAACGACTACCCCAGCTTTGGGGCGGCCCTGCGCGACCACATCTACCCCGTCGAAGCCTTTGACCTGCTCAGCCAGCACGCCGAAAAACAGGCGCTGGATTTGGGCGATATCAAGACCAAGGCTCGCCTGGTGTGCGAGGAATCAGCCATTGTTAACTTCCCCAGCGGGGTGTGCAGCCTGCGGAATTTGGATCCCAACTTGACCTGGATCCTCAGCGGCGGCACGATTTTGAACCAGCCTGTGGGGTCGGCCCTGAAGGTGGATCCCCAGGCCACGGTGGAGGTGATTAGCCCCCAAGGAGCGCGGCTGATTGGCCTCACGCCCACGGTTTTGGCCGAAACCTTCCAAATGGAGGCGGAACCGGAACCGGAGGCGGTCTATCGCCCGGTGGAGGTGCTGGATGTCAACGGCATCCCCTACGCCACCGATGCCCAGATGACGGCCAATGATCGCAATGCCGAAGCCACAGCCAAGGGCGATGGCCGCGCTAGGGGCTACCCCTACGCCAGGGGGCGGGGCCAGGTGGATGGAGCCTTGGCCTGCTTTGATATGCTCAGCCAGCATTTCAAAATGCCCTTCCGTAAGGATGTGATTCGCAAAATTCTGGTCAATCAGCAGGAGCGGGTGGGCTTGTCCATGCCCGTGCTAGGGGGGCTAAGCGAAATGCTGGGGCTGAAGACCCAGTTGGTGCGGGTGCCTGCGGCGGCCTTTAGTCGGTTGAATACGCCCTGTTTAATTCAGTGGCACGAAAGCTTTGCAGTGGTCTACGAAACCTCGGAAAAAGCCTTTATTTTGGGCGATCCCGAAGTCGGGCTGATCCGCCGCACCCCCGAAAGCTTTGCCGACGCCTGGGGCGACAGCGGCGAAGTGCTGCTGATGGAGCCCACCCGCGAAACGCCGCAGCAAAAGTTTGGCCTGCAATGGTTCTGGCCCTCCATCGTCAAGTACAAATGGGTGCTGATGGAGGTGTTCATCGCCTCGTTCTTTGTGCAGCTCTTTGGCTTGGCCAACCCGCTGATGATCCAAATCATCATCGACAAGGTGATCGTGCAAAACAGCATCGACACCCTGCAAGTGCTGGGCATTTTTCTGGTGATTGTGGCGGTGTTTGAGGCGCTGCTCAGCAGTTTACGAACGTATCTGTTCGTGGACACCACCAACCGCATCGACATGACCCTGGGGTCGGAAATCATCGACCACCTGTTCCGTCTGCCCCTGCGGTATTTTGACAAACGCCCCGTGGGGGAACTCTCCAGCCGGATTAACGAGCTGGAAAATATCCGATCCTTCCTCACCGGGACGGCCCTCACCGTGGTGCTGGATGCGGTGTTTTCCGTGGTCTACATCGTGGTGATGTTCATCTATAGCTGGCTGCTTACCCTGGTGGCCCTAGCGACGATTCCGCTGTTTGTGGCGGTGACGATGCTGGCCGCCCCCATTGTGCGGCGGCAACTGCGGGTGAAGGCGGAACGCAACGCCGCCACCCAGGCGCTCTTGGTAGAATCCCTCTCCGGCATCCAAACGGTGAAGGCCCAAAACATTGAGCTACGCACCCGCTGGAAGTGGCAGGAACGCTACGCCGAATACGTCAGCGCTGGGTTTAATACGGTGCTCACCTCCACCACCGCCAACAGCGCCAGCAATTTTTTGAACAAACTCTCGGCCCTGCTGGTGCTGTGGGTGGGGGCCTACCTGGTGCTGAAGGGCGAGCTTACCCTAGGTCAGCTGATCGCCTTTCGGATTATTTCCGGCTATGTGACTGCGCCGATTTTGCGCCTCGCCCAGCTCTGGCAAAACTTCCAGGAAACCGCCCTGTCCCTAGAGCGTCTCTCCGACATCATCGACCATCCCCAAGAAACCGACGTCCACGACGCCCAGCAAATCCCGATGCCGGACATTGTGGGCCAAGTCAGCTTTGAGAATGTGGCCTTCCGGTTTGGTCCCTCCGGCCCCATGCAGTTGGTCAACATCAACCTGGAGTTTCCCTCCGGCATCTTCATCGGCATCGTCGGCCAAAGCGGCTCCGGCAAAAGTACCCTGATGAAGCTGCTGCCTCGGCTGTACGAAGTGGAATCGGGCCGCATCCTGATCGACCAGTACGACATCAGCAAAGTGGAACTGCATTCCCTGCGGCGGCAGATTGGCATTGTGCCCCAGGACAGCCTGCTGTTTGAGGGCACCATCCAGGAAAACATCTCCCTCACCAACCCCAACGCCGACGCCAAGGCCATCCTAGAAGCCGCTCGCATTGCCTGCTGCCACGACTTCATCATGGAACTGCCCCTCGGCTACAACACCCGCATCGGCGAACGGGGGGCCAGTCTCTCCGGGGGCCAACGCCAGCGTATCGCCATCGCCCGCACCATCCTGCAAAACCCCCGCCTGCTGATTATGGACGAGGCCACCAGCGCCCTCGACTACGACACCGAGCACCAGGTTTCCCTCAACCTCCATGCCTGGGCCAAGGGGCGCACCGTGTTCTTCATCACCCACCGACTGAACACCATCAAACAGGCCGACCAAATCCTGGTGATGGATCAGGGTTCCGCCGTGGAACAGGGCACCCACCGGGAACTGATGGAACTCCAAGGCCGCTACTACACCCTCTATCAGCAGCAGTCCAGCATGATGTAG
- a CDS encoding HlyD family efflux transporter periplasmic adaptor subunit yields the protein MVRIQAFPPGQQPNGSSPNGHNGHSPNGHSPNGHSGDAVLSTTPSRQLETFDKPVILRQSPRWSRAVVWSIVGVTTATVAWSFLAKFEQAIPAQGKLEPQAMVQPVQAPVGGVVQQVHVQEGQAVQRGDLLISLDPRTSQAQLASLQAIQTKINEENAFYRSQLADQTGVAAPAEISPSLVQLTSNRSALMAENALYRAQLAGDTTGASLSPAQRERLQAANADLDSRLSIARLEVEQFKRQLTQTQAQLANARQDLALNQDILIRVQSLQSEGGIGEIPLLQQGQEVKNKQTEVNRLVEEEQRLMVAIAQAEEKFRNTQTTSQDDLQRRIALNDNQIANIDSQLTKTILENDKRLQEVESQITELQQTLVYQELRAPINGTVFNLKANQPGFVTNSTEPIMEIVPDDALVARVFITNRDIGFVEPGMRVDVRIDSFPYSEFGDVKGTLTHIGSDALPPDQINPQYRFPADITLEEQFIVINGQPVQLQSGMSLNANIKTRPKRVIMIFADLFTRKIDSLKTGR from the coding sequence ATGGTACGCATCCAAGCCTTCCCCCCCGGTCAACAGCCCAACGGCAGCAGCCCCAATGGTCACAACGGCCATAGCCCTAATGGCCATAGCCCCAATGGCCATAGTGGCGATGCGGTGCTGTCTACCACGCCTTCGCGGCAGCTAGAGACCTTTGATAAGCCCGTGATTTTGCGTCAGTCGCCCCGGTGGTCGCGGGCGGTGGTGTGGAGCATTGTGGGTGTCACCACGGCCACTGTGGCCTGGTCGTTTTTGGCGAAGTTCGAGCAGGCGATTCCGGCCCAGGGCAAGCTCGAACCCCAGGCGATGGTGCAGCCCGTCCAGGCTCCGGTGGGGGGCGTGGTGCAGCAGGTGCATGTGCAGGAAGGGCAGGCGGTGCAGCGGGGCGATTTGTTGATCAGCCTCGATCCCCGCACCAGTCAGGCCCAGTTGGCGTCTCTCCAGGCTATTCAGACCAAGATTAACGAGGAAAACGCCTTCTATCGGTCGCAACTGGCGGATCAGACGGGGGTGGCGGCTCCGGCGGAAATTTCCCCTAGCCTGGTGCAGCTCACCAGTAATCGCTCGGCCCTGATGGCCGAAAACGCCCTCTACCGCGCCCAACTGGCCGGAGACACCACCGGGGCCAGCCTCAGCCCCGCCCAGCGAGAACGCCTGCAAGCGGCCAACGCCGACCTCGATTCTCGCCTCAGCATTGCCCGCCTAGAGGTGGAGCAGTTCAAACGTCAGCTCACCCAAACCCAGGCCCAACTGGCCAACGCGCGACAGGATTTAGCCCTCAACCAAGACATTCTGATTCGGGTACAAAGCCTGCAATCTGAGGGCGGGATCGGCGAAATTCCGCTGTTACAACAGGGCCAAGAGGTGAAGAACAAGCAAACCGAGGTCAACCGCTTGGTGGAAGAAGAACAGCGCTTGATGGTGGCCATTGCCCAGGCCGAAGAAAAATTCCGCAACACCCAAACCACCTCCCAGGATGATCTTCAGCGCCGCATTGCCCTCAACGATAACCAAATTGCCAACATTGACAGTCAGCTCACCAAAACCATCCTAGAAAACGACAAACGCCTGCAAGAGGTAGAAAGCCAAATCACCGAGCTACAGCAAACCCTGGTGTATCAAGAACTACGGGCTCCCATCAACGGCACCGTGTTTAACCTCAAGGCCAACCAACCGGGCTTTGTCACCAATTCCACCGAGCCGATTATGGAGATTGTGCCCGACGATGCCCTAGTGGCGCGGGTATTCATCACCAATCGCGACATTGGTTTTGTGGAGCCGGGAATGCGCGTGGATGTGCGGATTGACTCCTTCCCCTACAGCGAATTTGGCGACGTGAAGGGCACCCTCACCCACATTGGTTCCGATGCCCTCCCCCCCGACCAAATCAACCCCCAATACCGCTTCCCGGCAGATATCACCCTGGAGGAACAGTTCATTGTCATCAATGGCCAACCCGTTCAATTGCAGTCGGGGATGTCCCTCAATGCCAACATCAAAACCCGCCCCAAACGGGTGATTATGATCTTCGCTGACCTGTTCACCCGCAAGATCGACAGCCTCAAGACCGGGCGCTAG
- a CDS encoding MarC family protein, with product MDAMTAQPFFDVVLGGIAALFPVVDPVGAVPVFLVLTAGVPKDLRHRYAVTIARNVVLLLVGALLIGGSLLDFFGVSLAVVRIAGGMVVFHAAWKAMNSDPKLNQVDNQDAAQRLDQHRDISFMPMTIPLLAGPGAIAVTVGLAAQTRTATSLPLVLHLLAAATAIALVGLSIFLALRSSSLLLKILGASGIQAMSRLLGLFVMAIGVQLILNGLADWLTDLNLIGWAP from the coding sequence ATGGATGCCATGACCGCCCAGCCCTTTTTTGATGTCGTGCTTGGCGGGATAGCGGCGCTGTTTCCGGTGGTAGATCCGGTTGGTGCTGTGCCTGTCTTCTTGGTGCTCACCGCCGGAGTTCCCAAGGATCTGCGCCATCGCTATGCCGTCACCATTGCCCGCAACGTGGTGCTGCTGCTGGTGGGGGCGCTGCTGATTGGCGGCAGCTTGCTCGACTTTTTCGGGGTTTCCCTCGCGGTGGTGCGCATTGCGGGGGGGATGGTGGTGTTCCACGCCGCCTGGAAAGCCATGAACTCCGACCCTAAACTCAATCAGGTGGATAACCAAGACGCCGCCCAACGATTGGATCAGCACCGGGACATTTCCTTTATGCCCATGACCATTCCTCTACTGGCGGGGCCGGGAGCGATTGCCGTCACCGTTGGCCTAGCGGCCCAAACCCGCACAGCTACGTCCTTACCCCTGGTGCTGCACCTGCTGGCGGCGGCTACGGCCATTGCCCTGGTGGGGCTGAGTATTTTTTTGGCCCTTCGCAGTTCCAGCCTGCTGCTGAAGATACTCGGCGCAAGCGGCATCCAGGCCATGAGCCGCCTGCTGGGGCTGTTTGTGATGGCCATTGGGGTGCAGCTTATCCTCAATGGGTTGGCCGACTGGCTCACCGACCTCAACCTCATTGGGTGGGCTCCATAG
- a CDS encoding phasin family protein: MDTNNLLRQLLMIGVGTTSLVAERLKQVTEDWVREGKFNPEQAKGFMDDMMAQLNVNNAALEDQFQRLFRNTLQDLGVPRQAEMDELRGRLDRLERQMRDLENRTWK, encoded by the coding sequence ATGGATACCAACAACCTGCTCCGGCAACTGCTGATGATTGGCGTGGGCACCACTTCCCTAGTGGCCGAGCGGCTGAAGCAGGTGACGGAGGATTGGGTGCGGGAGGGCAAATTTAACCCAGAGCAGGCCAAGGGCTTTATGGATGACATGATGGCCCAGCTCAATGTCAATAATGCCGCCCTCGAAGACCAGTTTCAGCGGTTATTTCGCAATACCCTGCAAGATTTGGGCGTGCCCCGCCAGGCCGAAATGGACGAACTGCGTGGACGGCTAGATCGCCTAGAGCGACAAATGCGCGATCTCGAAAACCGCACCTGGAAGTAA
- a CDS encoding phosphoadenylyl-sulfate reductase, with amino-acid sequence MSDVALSPSPRPVSPALDLEAVNRQWADADASSLVQWGYDTFGEGLVLSTSFGIQSAVMLHLVTQVVPNIPIIWVDTGYLPVETYRFAEELTQRLHLNLKVYQSPLSPARMEALYGRLWEQNDVESFNRYDHIRKVEPMQRALTELGATAWLAGLRADQTEHRRTLSRVGFQGGRYKLMPILQWTSKQVYQYLVAHDLPYHPLFDKGYVTVGDWHSSRPISANDKNERDTRFKGLKQECGLHLPQSPEEAASLDSSSL; translated from the coding sequence ATGTCAGATGTCGCGCTATCGCCAAGCCCGCGTCCGGTTAGTCCTGCCCTCGATTTGGAGGCGGTGAATCGGCAGTGGGCCGATGCCGATGCGAGCAGCCTGGTGCAGTGGGGCTACGACACCTTTGGCGAGGGCCTGGTGCTGAGTACCAGCTTTGGCATCCAGTCGGCAGTGATGCTGCACTTGGTGACTCAGGTAGTGCCCAATATTCCTATCATTTGGGTCGATACCGGGTATCTGCCCGTAGAAACCTACCGTTTTGCCGAAGAACTCACCCAGCGGCTGCACCTGAATCTAAAAGTCTACCAATCTCCCCTCAGCCCCGCCCGCATGGAAGCCCTCTATGGTCGGCTGTGGGAGCAAAACGATGTGGAATCCTTCAACCGCTACGACCACATCCGCAAGGTAGAACCCATGCAGCGGGCGCTGACAGAACTAGGGGCCACCGCTTGGCTGGCAGGTCTGCGAGCCGACCAAACCGAACACCGCCGCACCCTTAGCCGAGTGGGCTTCCAGGGCGGACGCTACAAACTCATGCCCATCCTCCAGTGGACCTCCAAGCAGGTCTACCAATACCTGGTGGCCCACGACTTGCCCTACCATCCTCTCTTTGATAAAGGCTACGTCACCGTGGGCGATTGGCACTCTAGCCGCCCCATTTCTGCCAACGACAAAAACGAACGCGACACCCGATTCAAGGGCCTTAAGCAAGAATGCGGCCTGCACCTGCCCCAATCTCCCGAAGAAGCCGCCAGCCTGGATTCCAGCTCCCTGTAA
- the puuE gene encoding allantoinase PuuE: protein MTFSHSYPRDLMGYGPTPPHPHWPENARIAVQFVINYEEGSENCILHGDAASETFLSETVGAAPLPGVRNMNMESMYEYGSRAGFWRLHRLFTSRGLPLTVYGVAMAMARNPEAVAAMNEAGWEIASHGYRWIDYQYVGAETEREHIRKAVEIHTQVAGTRPLGFYQGRMSPNTRALVVEEGGFLYDADSYADDLPYWTLDYGKPHLIIPYTLDNNDMRFATYAGFNSGDQFFAYLRDAFDTLYTEGDEAPKMMSIGLHCRLAGRPGRAAALARFLDYVQGHERVWVCRRLDIARHWHQHHFPQGI, encoded by the coding sequence ATGACCTTCTCCCACTCCTACCCCCGCGATCTGATGGGCTATGGCCCGACACCGCCCCATCCCCACTGGCCTGAGAATGCTCGCATTGCGGTGCAGTTTGTCATCAACTACGAGGAGGGCAGCGAAAACTGCATCCTCCACGGCGATGCGGCCTCGGAAACGTTTTTGTCGGAGACGGTGGGGGCGGCTCCGCTGCCGGGGGTGCGCAATATGAACATGGAGTCGATGTATGAGTACGGCAGTCGGGCAGGCTTTTGGCGGCTGCATCGGTTGTTCACCAGCCGAGGGCTACCCCTGACGGTCTACGGCGTAGCGATGGCGATGGCCCGCAACCCGGAGGCGGTGGCCGCGATGAACGAGGCCGGGTGGGAAATTGCCAGCCACGGCTACCGCTGGATTGACTATCAGTACGTTGGCGCTGAGACCGAGCGGGAGCACATTCGCAAGGCGGTGGAGATTCATACCCAGGTGGCGGGAACTCGGCCCCTGGGCTTTTACCAAGGCCGCATGAGCCCCAACACCCGCGCCCTGGTCGTCGAAGAAGGCGGTTTTCTCTACGATGCCGACAGCTACGCCGACGATCTGCCCTACTGGACGTTGGACTACGGCAAACCCCACCTGATCATCCCCTACACCCTCGACAACAACGATATGCGCTTTGCCACCTACGCCGGGTTTAACTCAGGGGATCAGTTCTTTGCCTACCTGCGCGATGCCTTTGACACCCTCTACACCGAAGGAGACGAAGCTCCCAAAATGATGAGCATTGGCCTGCACTGTCGTCTGGCCGGACGCCCCGGACGCGCCGCCGCCCTTGCCCGCTTTTTGGACTACGTGCAGGGCCACGAGCGGGTTTGGGTTTGCCGTCGGCTAGACATCGCTCGCCACTGGCACCAGCACCATTTCCCCCAGGGGATATAG
- a CDS encoding alpha/beta hydrolase, which produces MASMLPFSIQKFVFQPEGHATIVEMDDTQGIPGRIPGYFVMSSAPPNIDPEEEKAPPKQRPGTRGIQKPQDERPKLTPAQQQDYAQQGVNAIADHLHRMMTTHPEGTAELVITVHGYNTSRSGVEAWYKNIFKYVNRHDESIATHPNRVFVGYRWPSENVKLSRLSEALWALPPLPRDILITGTVGLVLLVVFYFQPWGATLWSGLLAVVFGLAAALGLLMFALVVLRLVVYFRDNYRANNFGVLDLVELLRQIDHALVERTAAEMFPGMAYGSPVDQAKAMAQAKGYWSRRNQKNKVKLSFIGHSMGAFVVTNVVRILSDVFDNSSISQRPDSNVGDVFRLERLVLASPDIPVLTIVTSRANFLASSLRRFSESYLFSSEGDVALRLASTAANYIAFPSRSQARGYRLGNVALKSPSDSAADSASNNGFINLNALDNLFKKNAPKKKASSEESIAPATAQAPATENVMQYLFLTFQRFRANKVVTLADLFKDEPFGDSTQATIADLFTYFDCTDYVDVRYNPADNTCSAQTMGLLTQAKGKPVLKSWDYFLLTLDYALGKRDVHGGYFEGQFTQQILYRLAFLGFGGYLQTLDADPHVALSQLHLACQDKGIQGYLSPFRYRVDIQGDNLEGTMREMLHAIEQNTTPAMLYPRPSPTPAAAQPLGKP; this is translated from the coding sequence ATGGCGTCTATGCTGCCATTCAGTATTCAAAAGTTTGTCTTTCAGCCAGAGGGCCACGCAACCATTGTCGAGATGGACGACACCCAGGGGATTCCAGGCCGCATCCCTGGCTACTTTGTGATGAGTAGCGCCCCTCCCAATATTGACCCTGAAGAGGAAAAAGCTCCTCCCAAGCAGCGCCCTGGGACGCGGGGTATCCAGAAGCCCCAGGATGAGCGGCCCAAATTGACCCCAGCCCAGCAGCAGGACTATGCCCAGCAAGGGGTAAATGCCATTGCCGATCACCTCCATCGCATGATGACCACCCATCCTGAGGGCACCGCCGAACTGGTGATTACGGTGCATGGCTACAACACCAGTCGCAGCGGGGTGGAGGCTTGGTATAAGAACATTTTTAAGTATGTAAACCGCCATGATGAGAGCATTGCCACTCACCCCAATCGGGTGTTTGTTGGCTATCGTTGGCCTTCGGAAAATGTGAAACTCAGCCGACTCTCTGAAGCCCTATGGGCCTTGCCGCCTCTGCCCCGCGACATTTTGATCACCGGGACTGTTGGCCTAGTGCTGCTGGTGGTGTTCTATTTTCAGCCCTGGGGTGCAACCCTGTGGAGTGGGCTGCTGGCGGTGGTGTTTGGGCTGGCTGCGGCTCTGGGGCTGCTGATGTTTGCCCTGGTGGTGCTGCGGCTGGTGGTCTATTTTCGGGATAACTACCGCGCCAATAACTTTGGGGTGCTGGATCTGGTTGAACTGCTGCGCCAAATTGACCACGCCCTGGTGGAGCGCACCGCCGCCGAGATGTTTCCTGGCATGGCCTACGGGAGCCCCGTGGATCAGGCCAAAGCCATGGCCCAGGCGAAGGGCTATTGGTCAAGGCGCAACCAAAAGAATAAGGTCAAGCTCAGCTTTATTGGCCACAGCATGGGGGCGTTTGTGGTCACGAATGTGGTGCGGATTTTGTCGGACGTGTTTGATAACAGCTCCATCAGCCAGCGCCCCGACAGCAATGTGGGGGATGTGTTTCGGCTAGAGCGTTTGGTGCTGGCTTCCCCCGATATTCCCGTGCTGACGATTGTCACCAGTCGGGCCAACTTTCTGGCCTCGTCCCTGCGGCGATTCTCCGAGTCCTACCTGTTTTCCAGCGAAGGCGACGTTGCTCTGCGGTTGGCCTCCACCGCCGCCAACTATATTGCCTTCCCCAGCCGCTCCCAGGCCAGGGGCTATCGCTTGGGCAACGTGGCGCTGAAATCCCCCTCCGACAGCGCCGCCGATAGTGCCTCTAACAATGGCTTTATTAACCTGAACGCCCTCGACAACCTGTTCAAGAAGAACGCACCCAAGAAGAAGGCATCATCAGAGGAGTCCATTGCCCCGGCGACCGCCCAGGCCCCGGCGACAGAAAATGTTATGCAATACCTCTTCCTCACCTTCCAGCGGTTCCGGGCCAATAAGGTCGTCACCCTGGCCGATTTGTTCAAAGATGAACCCTTCGGCGACAGCACCCAGGCCACCATCGCCGACCTGTTCACCTACTTTGACTGCACCGACTACGTAGACGTGCGCTACAACCCCGCCGACAACACTTGCTCTGCCCAAACCATGGGCCTGCTGACCCAGGCCAAAGGTAAACCCGTCCTCAAATCCTGGGATTACTTCCTGCTCACCCTCGACTATGCCCTGGGCAAGCGCGATGTTCACGGCGGCTATTTTGAAGGACAATTCACCCAGCAGATCCTCTACAGGCTGGCCTTTTTGGGCTTTGGCGGCTACCTCCAAACCCTCGATGCCGACCCCCACGTGGCCCTCAGCCAGCTTCATTTGGCCTGCCAAGACAAGGGCATCCAGGGCTATCTCTCCCCCTTCCGCTACCGGGTGGATATCCAGGGCGACAACCTAGAAGGGACGATGCGGGAGATGCTGCACGCCATCGAGCAAAACACCACCCCCGCCATGCTCTATCCCCGCCCGTCCCCAACTCCCGCCGCTGCCCAACCCTTGGGTAAGCCCTAG
- a CDS encoding peptide ligase PGM1-related protein, whose translation MVSSRWPTTARPDAPTSRFQQLQRQLRQRWCSADTFDTEERQIVVVPSLSLNQEELQKVEGVNYYEERLLFSLIRLRNPNTRIIYLTSQPLHPSIVDYYLELLPGIPSSHARERLTLLATYDSSQKPLTQKILERPRLLERIRRRLDPQRAYITCYNATSLEQQLSLALDIPLLAVDPDLLGWGTKSGSREIFKRCGIPHPPGSDLVFSEADLAAAMADVWEQVPDLQRMVIKLDEGFSGEGNAIMDLRPLAAIAPGTVGTAARTQALQEALQHLSFQCATEAWPHFSQKIHQLGAIAEAFIEGDHKQSPSVQGRITPLGTVEILSTHDQELGGPDGQIFLGCSFPARSDYRLDIQAMGQRIGEELAAQGALERYGVDFIAVRQGDPDQPTWDLQAIEINLRKGGTTHPLMAMKMLTEGRFHPEDGLFYTKQEQVRYYRASDNLQKPQYRGLLPSDLMDIIVTNRLHFNSILGVGAAFHLMGCLSEYGKLGLTCIGTSPAHANEIYDQVVSALDDATQGQD comes from the coding sequence ATGGTGTCGAGCAGATGGCCAACCACAGCACGCCCTGACGCCCCGACCAGCCGATTTCAGCAGCTTCAGCGGCAGTTGCGCCAGCGCTGGTGTTCTGCCGACACCTTTGACACCGAAGAGCGACAGATTGTGGTGGTGCCCTCCCTCAGCCTCAACCAGGAGGAACTGCAAAAGGTGGAAGGGGTAAATTATTATGAAGAGCGGCTGCTGTTTTCCCTGATTCGGCTGCGTAATCCCAACACTCGGATTATCTACCTCACCTCCCAGCCCCTGCACCCCAGCATTGTGGATTACTACCTGGAGCTGCTGCCGGGAATTCCTAGCTCCCATGCGCGGGAACGGCTGACCCTGTTGGCCACCTACGACAGTTCCCAAAAGCCCCTGACCCAAAAAATCCTGGAGCGTCCCCGATTGCTGGAGCGAATCCGGCGGCGTCTCGATCCGCAGCGGGCCTATATCACCTGCTACAACGCAACGAGTTTAGAGCAGCAACTGTCCCTCGCCCTGGATATTCCCCTGCTGGCGGTGGATCCAGATTTGCTGGGCTGGGGCACCAAAAGCGGCAGTCGAGAAATCTTCAAACGCTGCGGCATTCCCCACCCACCGGGCAGCGATCTGGTGTTTTCTGAAGCCGATCTGGCCGCTGCCATGGCCGATGTGTGGGAGCAGGTGCCCGATTTGCAGCGCATGGTGATCAAGCTAGACGAGGGCTTCTCTGGCGAGGGCAACGCCATTATGGATCTGCGCCCCCTGGCGGCCATTGCCCCCGGCACCGTAGGCACAGCGGCCCGCACCCAGGCGCTTCAGGAGGCCCTCCAGCACCTCAGTTTTCAGTGTGCAACGGAAGCTTGGCCCCACTTTTCCCAAAAGATCCACCAACTGGGGGCCATCGCCGAAGCGTTTATTGAGGGCGATCATAAGCAATCTCCCAGCGTGCAGGGCCGGATTACGCCCCTGGGTACCGTGGAAATTCTCTCCACCCACGACCAAGAACTGGGCGGCCCCGATGGCCAAATTTTTCTGGGCTGTTCCTTTCCGGCCCGGTCAGACTATCGGCTGGATATTCAGGCCATGGGCCAACGCATCGGTGAAGAACTGGCGGCCCAGGGTGCCCTAGAACGCTACGGGGTCGATTTCATTGCCGTGCGCCAGGGCGATCCAGATCAGCCCACCTGGGATCTCCAGGCCATTGAAATCAACCTGCGTAAGGGCGGCACCACCCATCCCCTGATGGCGATGAAAATGCTCACCGAGGGGCGCTTTCACCCAGAGGACGGTCTGTTCTACACCAAGCAGGAGCAGGTACGCTATTACCGAGCCTCAGATAATTTGCAAAAGCCCCAGTATCGTGGCCTGCTGCCCAGTGATTTGATGGACATCATCGTCACTAACCGCCTCCACTTCAACTCGATTTTGGGCGTGGGTGCGGCCTTTCACCTGATGGGCTGTCTGTCGGAGTACGGCAAACTGGGCCTCACCTGCATTGGCACCAGCCCCGCCCACGCCAACGAAATCTACGACCAAGTGGTGTCTGCCCTCGACGACGCCACCCAGGGCCAAGACTAG